The Leifsonia poae region GATGTTGTTGCCGCCGACCAACGGCCAGTTCAGCATGATGAGGAAGTCGGGGATGAGCAGCAGGAACGGAGGGAGCATCATCGTCGCCAGGATGAAGCGGAAGATCACGTCGCGGCCGCGGAAGCGCAGTTTTGCGAGCGCGTAGCCGGCCATCGCCGAAGTGATCAGCACCGAGGCCGTCACGACGAGGGTCACCACCACGCTGTTGACGAAGAGGTGGCCGAGCTGCAACTGCTCGAATGCGGCGCCGTAGTTGCCCCAGGTGAAGTCCTGCGGAAGGAAATGGTAGGGGAGGATGCCGTATTCGCCCGCCCCTTGAAGGAACTGAACAGCATGTCGAGGAACGGCAGTGCCATCAGCACGCCGCCGATGGCGACCAGCGTGTAGGAGAGCCACGGGGTGCGGACCCGCTTGTTGCGCGCAGCCATCAGTCGTCGTCTCCTGCCCGTCGGCTGACCCAGAGCTGGATCAGGGTGATGATGAAAATGATCAGGAAGAGCACCATCGCCATCGCGCTGGCCGTTCCCCACGCGCCGAACTTGAACGCCTGCTGGTACATCTCGAACGCCGCGACGTTCGTCGAGTTCACGGGCCCGCCGTCTTTCGTCATGACGATGATGAGGGCGAACGACTGCAGCCCGGCGATGCACTGGGTGATGAAGACGAAGAGCAGGGATGGACGCAGCAGCGGCAGGGTGATGCCCCAGAACGTCTGCCAGCTGTTCGCGCCGTCGATCTCGGCGGCTTCGTAGACGGTGCGGTCGATCGCCTTGATGCCGGCGGTCAGGATGAGCACCGCCGCGCCGATCGAGGCCCAGGCCTGCACGACCGCCACCGAGGGCAGAGCGATCTTGGGGTCGGAGAGGAAGCCGACCGAGTTGATGTGCAGCGCGTTCAGCAGGCCGTTGATCAGCCCGGACGGCTGGTACATCATCTTCCACACATTGCCGATCGCGACGACCGTCGCGACGACGGGGAGGAAGTAGAGGAATCGCCAGAACCCCTGGAACCGCAGGCGTTCGATGCACTGGGCGACCAGCAGCGAGCCGGCGACGGCCAGCACGACCGAGAGCACGGCGAACACCAGAGTGTTCACGAGGATCGGCGATACGAAGGTGCTGTCGAAGTTGAGGATGTCGGAGTAGTTCTGCACTCCGATGAATTTGATCTGGGTGAGGTCGTAACCGCCCCATTTGGAGAGCGAGAGGAAGATCGCGAAGAACGACGGGAGGATCAGGAACAGCGTGAAGAACAGGAGCGAGGGTGCGAGGAAGAGGTAGCCGGCGCGCCCTTCCCGCCGGAACCGTCGCGTGCGTGTTTTCGTCGGTGCGGTGAGTTCAGTGGCACCCCGTCGGGTCGCCGCCTCCCTGGTCGCATCCGCGTACGTCTCTGTCATCTGTCGTCTCCGCCCGGTCGGGCTTGGTTCGGCCGTGGGGGCGGGGCGGCTTCTCGCCGCCCCGCCCCGGGTGGCACTACTTGCGGTTGATCTCGGCGACCAGGCTCTTGAAGGTCTGGTCGACCGGCGCCTTGTTCACGAGGATCTCGTTGAGCGCGTTGTGCAGCGAGGTCTTCGCCTTGTATGCGTTCTCAGCGTTCGACTCGGCCATCGCGTACGCCGCGGCGTCGTAGATCGGCGTGAGGTTCGGGTCTGCCGCCTGCAGCTTCGGGCCGAGGATGGCGGCGTCTGCCTTACGCGGCGGGATGAGCCCATTTCCGGCCAGGAAGTCACCCATCTCGGTGACGCCCTCTTTGTTCTTGGCCGAGTTCAGCCAGGTCACGAACTTCCAGGCTTCGGCCTTGTGCTTGCTGCCGGAGTTGACGCCGGTGAAGAACGCGTAGGCCAGCGAACCCTTCTCGCCCGCCTCGGGCCCCGGGACCGGAGCCGTTCCGACGTTGGCGTAATCGTCCTTCATCTGGGTCTTCAGGCTGCCGATCCACCAGCTCGCCTGGATGGCCATCGCCACACCGTTGCTCGGGAAGGTCTTCGTGGGCATGATCGACGTGGTCGTCGCACCGGACTTGGCCAGCTCCGACTCGAGTTGCATGACCGATTTCGCCTTGCCGTCGAGCGCCGAGTTGCCCTTGGCGTCGAGGAACTTGCCGCCGGCCGCATCCAGCAGAGACAGGAACGGGTGCGCGGTCTGGTTGTCGCCGTCCTGGATGAGGGAGAGCCCCTCGACCTGGTAGTTGCCCGACGAGTCCTTCTTCGTCGTCTTGTTCGCGATCTCCTTCAGCTGCGCCCAGTCGGTCGGCGGCTTGTCGTAGCCGGCCTCGGCGAGGATCTTCTTGTTGTAATAGAGGACGTAGGTGTTGAACTCGGTCGGGTAGCCGAACACCTGTCCGGTGCCGCCGGTGACGGCGTCGGCCGCGGCCGGGCTGTAGTTGTCTTTGATGTCGGCCGCGACACTCGCCGGCGGCTTGTCGAGCACGCCGTTGGCCGCGAGCTGACCACCCCAGAGGGCGTACGAGCTGAGGATGTCGGCACCCTTGCCGCCGGTCTGTCGCACGTTCAGGGTGGTGAGGAGGTCGTCGAAGCTGACGGTCTGCTGCTTGACCTGGATGTCGGGGTTGGCCGCGTTCCATTCGTCGACCAGCTTGGTCAGGCCGCCCTTCATGGGCTCCTGGCCGTAGTGGCTCAAGAAGGTGAGCGTGACCTTGCCGTCGTCGCTGCCGGAGCTTCCGGCCCCGCTGCAGGCGGATAGCGCGAGGGCCGCGGCGCCGGCGACGAGCGCGACTTTCGCGAGTCGGCCACGGCGGCCGAACAGAGCTGTTCTCATGATGTTCCTCTCGGTGGTGGGGACGCTGTTGTTCAGACAGCGAGCGGCGCGTGCAGGATCGCGAATGTGCGAGTGATGGTGAAGCCGGTCTTCGTGTAGAGGTAGCCGGCGGCGGAGGTCTCTTCCGTCCAGAGGAACCACGAGCTGTGGGCGCCGAGGGCGCGCATCCGCTGCAGGGTGAGGTGGAGGAGGATTTCGCCGAGCCCGGTTCCCCGGCTCTCGGGCAGAACGCCGAACGGGCCGAACCGTTCGAGGACGTTCTCGTAGGTTCCGTGCATCGCCCAGCCGAGCATGACGCCGTCGGGGTTTCGCACGCAGAGGATGCGTTCGAGCGACTGCCCGCCGAGCACGCCTTCACGGATGCCGCGCGCCCAGTCGGGGTTGAAGCGGCTTCCGGCGATGTCGATCAGGTCGACGAGGTCGTCGCCCGTCGGGGATCCGAAGCTCCAGCCGTCGGCGCTCAGCGCGGCGACACGTTCGCGGATGCGTTCGGGGAACTCGTAGTCGTTGAGACTGCGGTCCATCGCGACCGACTCGTACTGCGTGGTGAAGCCGAGCGAGGCGAGCAGGCGGGAGGCGTCGGGGTAACGTTCGGCGTCGAGCCCGGGGAGGAAGTAGTTGGGGGTGTACGACGAGAAGTAAACCGTCGTCGCGCCCTGACCGGCGAGCCAGTCCATGACGCCGCGCACGAGTTCGCCCCCCAGACCGTGCCGGCGTGCACCGGGTACCACGAAGAAGAACGGGATCCAGCCCGAGCCGGCTTCGAGGTCGGCGCCGTCGGCGGCGATCCGGCGGCGAACGCCGTACGCCGCTCCGACGATCGCACCGTTCTGTTCGGCGACGAGGAGTCCGTCTTTGTCGAAGTTCCGGTCGAGCAGGAACATGTCGCGGAAGCGCTCGTAGGTGATGCCGTCCGCCGGTGCGGCGGCGGTCCAGGCTTCGGCGATCGCGGGCCCGTCTCCGGGACCGAATGGTCGGATCGTCGCGTTGGATGTGGACTGCTGCATCGAATCTCCTCGTGCGTTCTCACTTCGGTGTGCCGGCGCATCCTGGCCTGGCACCGAAATTACCGGCGTCGGTAGAACTATGTCAAGCATTTTCATCATTTGATAGTTTTGCGGCAATGGTTTACGCAGTTGTCACAGGCTCGAAACACGCGGGTAGAGCAGCACCTCGTCACTGTAGACATCGGAGACGTCTGCGACGCCCGGGCCGAGCGCCGTCGGCGGGACGCCGGAACCCATCGCCTCGCGCAGCGAAGCCGACCCCAGAGACGGTCGACCGCATAGCCGCGCTCGCCCGACTCGACCCGCACGCCGGGGTCGAGGAACCGGAATTGATCAGGATACAGTTCGGCGACCGTCTCCAGAATCACGAGCCCGGTTCCGACCGGTTCGAACGCCGAGCGGTCGGTGAGGTGGAGCTGCACGCCGCGCAGCGTCTCTCCCGCGTACTTGTGGAACGTCGGTGCGAACCAGATCTCCCGGAAGGCGACACCGGGAAGGTCGCGCTCGCGCAGAGCGGTCGCCAGCCTGCCGTCGATGTAGGGCGCCCCCAGCACCTCGAACGGTCGCGTCGTCCCACGGCCCTCGCTGACGTTCGTGCCCTCGAACAGCCCGGTTCCGGTGAACGCGAACGCCGTGTCCAGCGTCGGCATGTTCGGCGACGGCGGCACCCAGGGCAGGCCCGTGGCATCGAAGTCCCGCATCGCATCCCAGTCGCGCATGCCCACCACGTCCAACTCCACGGAGAGCCCCCGGGCGCGCAGATCGCGCGTCACGAACAGCCGGGCGAGTTCGCCTGCGGTCAGCCCGTGGCGCTGATGGATGTCGCTTCGCCCCACGAAACTGGCGAAGCCGTCGACATCGAGGCCGGGCCCGGCGACGACGGCGCCGCCGAGCGGGTTCGGGCGGTCGAGCACCACGACGCGGATGCCCGTGCGGGCGGCGCTCTCCAGGCAGTCGTAGAGCGACCAGATGTAGGTGTAGAACCGCACTCCGAGGTCTTGCATGTCGAAGACGACCGTGTCGACGCCCGAGGAGACGAGCAGTTCGTCGAGGGCCTCCCCGCTCTTCAGATATGTCTCGACGATCGGCAGATCGGTGGCGATATCGTACCGGCCGGACTCGGTCTCACCGGCTTGCACCGAGCCGTTGAGCCCGTGCTCGGGCCCGAAGAGCGTCGTGATCGGCACGCCGGCGGCCAGGAGGGCGTCGATCGTGCGACCGAGGTCGGGTGTCGTCCCCGTGAAGTTCGTGAGCAGCCCGATGGCGCCCTCACCGAGGAGCCGCGGTGTCTCGACGGCGATCTCGATGCCGGTCCGGGTGCGCTGGTGTGTCATGTTCTTCCTTCTCTGTGCGCGCGCCATCGCACCCGGTGCGGTGCGCGCACAGTCAGGCGGATCAGCGCTCAGTGGTCGTCTCGGAGCTCCTTGACGATTTCGTATGTGCTCTTGAGCGCCTGCACGGTTCGGTCGTAGCGCCCGCGGGCGACGCCGACGAACAGGTAGTCGACGATGGTCAGCTGGGCGATCCGGCTGGCCATCGCCCCGGAGCGGAAGGTCGTCTCCCGCACCGCCGTGCGCAGCACGGCGTCCGCATGGTCGGTCAGCGGCGAGTCGGGCACGTTCGTGATGGCGACAGTGAACGCGCCGCCTTGTTTGGCGCCGCGCAGGAACGCGTTCGTCTCTTTCGTCTTGCCGTTGTGCGAGAACCCGACGGCGACATCGCCCGCATCGATCAGCGCCGCGGAGACGAGCGCATCGTGGGCGTCGTGGAACGCGAGCGCCACATGGCCGATCCGCAGCAGCTTCTGAGCGAGATCCTGCGCTCCCGCATTGCTGGCGCCCACGCCGAAGAGCACGACCCGTTTGGCGCGTTCGAGCCTGCGCACCACGCGCTGCAGCACTTCGATGTCGATGCTGTCCGCAGTCTCCCGAATGCCGAGGATCTCACTGCTGGCGATCTTGGAGACCATCTCGGCCAGGGTGTCGGATGGGCTGATATCGGCCCCGTAGGCGCCGGAGCCGTTGGCGCCGAGCTGCGCTGACTCTTTGCCGAGCTCGGAGGCCATCTGCAGTTTCAGCTGCGGGTATCCGGTCAGGCCGAGCGCCCGGCAGAAGCGCACGATCGAGGCCTCCGACGTGTTGCAGGCGCGCGCGAGTTCCGTGATCGTGTTCTCGACGACGATCTGCGGTCGCTCGAGGATCGCGTCGGCGACTCGGCGCATCGTCGGGGGGAAGGAGTCCACATGCGCCTGGATGTTGGTCTGAATGCTCACAGGGATGACACTAACGACACGGCTCACCCGCTCCACCTCCGTCCCGTCGATTTCTCTCGCTGGCGTGCCACGCTATCCAGGCGAGCGCATCCCTGTCAATGATTTACTTTGCAATGACGAATCCTGTAAATTATCTTTATCACCAGAGGAAGGGGGTCTCGTGACGACACCTGTCGCACCGAGCTCGCTCTCGGTCGATCTCGGCAAGACCCAGTGCCGCATCCGCGTCGACGACGAGAACGGCCGGGTCGAGCGGCACGGGCCCGGGTTCCCCGGATTCGCCGCCGCGTCGAGCGTCGAACTCGCACTCGCCGCGGTCGTGCCCCTCGTCGAGACCGTCGGCCTCGACCGCGTCTTCGCCCTCGGCGGCATCGGCATCGGCGCGGCCGGAGTCGATTCCGGGCCGGCGAACGCCCGCGAATTCGCACTCCAGCTGCGGCAGAGCTGGCATGTCGGGGTCGTCGTGGCCTCCGATGTGCTCACCGCGCACCTCGGTGCGTTCGCCGGCGGCGCGGGCACGGTACTGATCGCAGGCACCGGCGCAGTCGCCTACCGCATCGACGACGGCGGCGAGGCACGACGCTCCGACGGATGGGGGCCCTGGCTCGGCGACGAGGGGAGCGGCCGCTGGATCGGCCAGGCCGGACTGATCCGAGCACTGAGGTCGGCCGACGGCCGCGGCCCCGCGACGACCCTCGAACAGGACGCCCGCGACGTGAGCGGCGAACTGGGAGCCCTCCCCCGCGTGCTCACCGGCGGCGACGACGTCGCCCGCTCCCTCGCCTCCTTCGCCCCGACCGTGCTCCGCCGCGCCGCCGAGGGCGACGACATCGCCTCCGCCGTCGTGGCCGAAGCCATCGGCCACCTCGCCGCGACGACGGCGTCGATCGCCGAACCCGGCGACGCCGTGAGCGTCATCGGTGGCGTCGCCGACGACCCCGGGTTCCGCCGACGCCTGCTCGACGAGCTCACCCGTCTCCGCTTGACGCCGCACCGCCCCGCCGGAACGCCGCTGGACGGGGCGGCGACACTCGCCGTCCGCCGCGACCTTCCCCATGAAAGGTATGCCATCCGTGTCTGACATCTTCAACATCACGCGAGGTTCGCGAGAGCTGCTCCGCGACGAGCTCTCCGCCCTCACGACCGAGGCGATCCGCGAAGACCTCCGCGATCTCGACACGCTCAGCACGCTCCGCATCGTCACGCTGATGAACGAGCAAGACCAGACCGTTCCGCCGGCGGTCGCCGCCGTGCTGCCCCAGATCGCGGCCGCCGTCGACGACATCGCGGAGCGCATGCGGCAGGGAGGCCGCCTCATCTACATCGGCGCCGGAACCCCCGGTCGTCTGGGGATCCTCGACGCGAGCGAGTGCCCGCCCACGTTCAACACCGACCCGTCCCAGGTCGTCGGAGTCATCGCCGGCGGCGACGGCGCGATCAGGATCGCCGTCGAGAACGCCGAAGACGACGAGCAGGGCGGCGCCGACGCGCTCGCCGAGCTCGATGTGCGGGCGGCGGATGTGGTCGTCGGCATCTCCGCATCCGGGCGCACCCCGTATGTGGTCGGCGCCCTCGGCTTCGCCCGTGACCGCGGCGCCCTCACCGTCGCGCTCGCCTGCAATGGCGGGTCGACGATCGGCCGTGGCGCCGACCACGTGATCGAGGTCGTCGTGGGTCCGGAGGTGATCGCCGGCTCCACCAGGCTCAAGGCCGCGACCGCGCAGAAGCTCGTGCTGAACATGCTGTCGACGATCACGATGGTGCGGCTCGGGAAGACCTACGGGAACATCATGGTCGACCTCCGCGCCACGAACGAGAAGCTGCGCGCCCGCGCGGAACGCACCGTGATGCTCGCGACCGAGTGTTCCGCCGCGCAGGCCGAGGACGCCCTCGCCCGATCGAACG contains the following coding sequences:
- a CDS encoding MurR/RpiR family transcriptional regulator; amino-acid sequence: MSIQTNIQAHVDSFPPTMRRVADAILERPQIVVENTITELARACNTSEASIVRFCRALGLTGYPQLKLQMASELGKESAQLGANGSGAYGADISPSDTLAEMVSKIASSEILGIRETADSIDIEVLQRVVRRLERAKRVVLFGVGASNAGAQDLAQKLLRIGHVALAFHDAHDALVSAALIDAGDVAVGFSHNGKTKETNAFLRGAKQGGAFTVAITNVPDSPLTDHADAVLRTAVRETTFRSGAMASRIAQLTIVDYLFVGVARGRYDRTVQALKSTYEIVKELRDDH
- a CDS encoding exo-beta-N-acetylmuramidase NamZ family protein: MTHQRTRTGIEIAVETPRLLGEGAIGLLTNFTGTTPDLGRTIDALLAAGVPITTLFGPEHGLNGSVQAGETESGRYDIATDLPIVETYLKSGEALDELLVSSGVDTVVFDMQDLGVRFYTYIWSLYDCLESAARTGIRVVVLDRPNPLGGAVVAGPGLDVDGFASFVGRSDIHQRHGLTAGELARLFVTRDLRARGLSVELDVVGMRDWDAMRDFDATGLPWVPPSPNMPTLDTAFAFTGTGLFEGTNVSEGRGTTRPFEVLGAPYIDGRLATALRERDLPGVAFREIWFAPTFHKYAGETLRGVQLHLTDRSAFEPVGTGLVILETVAELYPDQFRFLDPGVRVESGERGYAVDRLWGRLRCARRWVPASRRRRSARASQTSPMSTVTRCCSTRVFRACDNCVNHCRKTIK
- a CDS encoding GNAT family N-acetyltransferase, whose protein sequence is MQQSTSNATIRPFGPGDGPAIAEAWTAAAPADGITYERFRDMFLLDRNFDKDGLLVAEQNGAIVGAAYGVRRRIAADGADLEAGSGWIPFFFVVPGARRHGLGGELVRGVMDWLAGQGATTVYFSSYTPNYFLPGLDAERYPDASRLLASLGFTTQYESVAMDRSLNDYEFPERIRERVAALSADGWSFGSPTGDDLVDLIDIAGSRFNPDWARGIREGVLGGQSLERILCVRNPDGVMLGWAMHGTYENVLERFGPFGVLPESRGTGLGEILLHLTLQRMRALGAHSSWFLWTEETSAAGYLYTKTGFTITRTFAILHAPLAV
- a CDS encoding extracellular solute-binding protein, giving the protein MRTALFGRRGRLAKVALVAGAAALALSACSGAGSSGSDDGKVTLTFLSHYGQEPMKGGLTKLVDEWNAANPDIQVKQQTVSFDDLLTTLNVRQTGGKGADILSSYALWGGQLAANGVLDKPPASVAADIKDNYSPAAADAVTGGTGQVFGYPTEFNTYVLYYNKKILAEAGYDKPPTDWAQLKEIANKTTKKDSSGNYQVEGLSLIQDGDNQTAHPFLSLLDAAGGKFLDAKGNSALDGKAKSVMQLESELAKSGATTTSIMPTKTFPSNGVAMAIQASWWIGSLKTQMKDDYANVGTAPVPGPEAGEKGSLAYAFFTGVNSGSKHKAEAWKFVTWLNSAKNKEGVTEMGDFLAGNGLIPPRKADAAILGPKLQAADPNLTPIYDAAAYAMAESNAENAYKAKTSLHNALNEILVNKAPVDQTFKSLVAEINRK
- a CDS encoding N-acetylglucosamine kinase; translated protein: MTTPVAPSSLSVDLGKTQCRIRVDDENGRVERHGPGFPGFAAASSVELALAAVVPLVETVGLDRVFALGGIGIGAAGVDSGPANAREFALQLRQSWHVGVVVASDVLTAHLGAFAGGAGTVLIAGTGAVAYRIDDGGEARRSDGWGPWLGDEGSGRWIGQAGLIRALRSADGRGPATTLEQDARDVSGELGALPRVLTGGDDVARSLASFAPTVLRRAAEGDDIASAVVAEAIGHLAATTASIAEPGDAVSVIGGVADDPGFRRRLLDELTRLRLTPHRPAGTPLDGAATLAVRRDLPHERYAIRV
- the murQ gene encoding N-acetylmuramic acid 6-phosphate etherase — encoded protein: MSDIFNITRGSRELLRDELSALTTEAIREDLRDLDTLSTLRIVTLMNEQDQTVPPAVAAVLPQIAAAVDDIAERMRQGGRLIYIGAGTPGRLGILDASECPPTFNTDPSQVVGVIAGGDGAIRIAVENAEDDEQGGADALAELDVRAADVVVGISASGRTPYVVGALGFARDRGALTVALACNGGSTIGRGADHVIEVVVGPEVIAGSTRLKAATAQKLVLNMLSTITMVRLGKTYGNIMVDLRATNEKLRARAERTVMLATECSAAQAEDALARSNGSVKTAILMVLRGLTADQATTAISATTSLREALATAGPV
- a CDS encoding carbohydrate ABC transporter permease; this translates as MTETYADATREAATRRGATELTAPTKTRTRRFRREGRAGYLFLAPSLLFFTLFLILPSFFAIFLSLSKWGGYDLTQIKFIGVQNYSDILNFDSTFVSPILVNTLVFAVLSVVLAVAGSLLVAQCIERLRFQGFWRFLYFLPVVATVVAIGNVWKMMYQPSGLINGLLNALHINSVGFLSDPKIALPSVAVVQAWASIGAAVLILTAGIKAIDRTVYEAAEIDGANSWQTFWGITLPLLRPSLLFVFITQCIAGLQSFALIIVMTKDGGPVNSTNVAAFEMYQQAFKFGAWGTASAMAMVLFLIIFIITLIQLWVSRRAGDDD